In a genomic window of Brassica rapa cultivar Chiifu-401-42 chromosome A10, CAAS_Brap_v3.01, whole genome shotgun sequence:
- the LOC103844169 gene encoding uncharacterized TPR repeat-containing protein At1g05150 produces the protein MATRGSRSEKVKRIFQQFDGNRDGGLNREEMAALVVAVNPRVKFSDEQINAILDEVFRTYAEFIDPAKGLTYDGLLRTYDDGAGDVDRDFDALGLELNPEETIITKGASEASSSSIADERAVEAQKKQRTAAWAVSPNHGIVFDDTWKLVDDLEILIKRLKSKQEKVNNNSNNSNNNNADAFSDAGWSRELGPSTELSDKRIYWEESSHDYNVFVKELGVLRSKADGARSREEAFDGHMAIGRVLYEHQLFKEALVSFKRACELQPTDVRPHFKAGNCLYVLGKCKESKEEFLLALEAAESGGNQWAYLLPQIYVNLGISLEGEGMVLSACEYYREAAILCPTHYRALKLLGSALFGVGEYRAAVKALEEAIYLKPDYADAHCDLGSSLHSMGEDERAIEVFQRAIDLKPGHVDALYNLGGLYMDLGRFQRASEMYTRVLAVWPNHWRAQLNKAVSLLGAGETEEAKRALKEALKLTNRVELHDAVSHLKHLQKKKKGKKNGSGNGGEGGPFIVVEASKFKTVGEKTTLRPDLATALQVRAFQKVTRLGKCDVEGVRKEMRDNDVPVSYSGSGGPTKSIRKPNLEEILRRLLVSLKPETFQGAIKAINERILSVLDDSGSGRVDMGMFYAVIAPLCGGHSDKRKRVAFEALLWRPVNEGSSQITKTDADKYIKLLRAIYIPSHGMSEMLEVHGEEEAGSSVTVTFNQFLAMFDDPDWGFGIMSTILKLEGNDRNRHGNHVCSVCRYPIIGSRFKEVKARFSLCNQCYSEGKVPPSFKQEEYRFREYGSEAEAMKAKCVCFSGQSHKKPIAA, from the coding sequence ATGGCGACGAGAGGATCCAGATCGGAGAAAGTCAAGCGCATCTTCCAGCAATTCGACGGCAACCGCGACGGCGGCCTCAACCGCGAGGAGATGGCGGCGCTCGTCGTGGCCGTGAACCCTAGGGTCAAATTCAGCGACGAGCAGATCAACGCCATCCTCGACGAGGTCTTCCGAACCTACGCCGAGTTCATCGATCCCGCCAAGGGTTTGACCTACGACGGCCTCCTCCGAACCTACGACGACGGCGCCGGAGACGTCGACAGAGACTTCGACGCGCTGGGGCTCGAGCTCAACCCCGAGGAGACTATCATCACCAAAGGAGCCTCCGAAGCCTCCTCTTCCTCGATTGCGGATGAGAGAGCCGTGGAGGCGCAGAAGAAACAGAGGACGGCGGCGTGGGCGGTTTCGCCGAATCACGGCATCGTGTTTGATGACACGTGGAAGTTAGTTGACGATTTGGAGATTTTAATTAAGAGATTGAAGTCTAAGCAGGAGAAAGTGAATAATAATAGTAACAACAGTAACAACAATAACGCTGACGCGTTTTCGGATGCGGGATGGTCTAGAGAGTTGGGTCCTTCCACGGAGCTCTCTGATAAAAGAATCTACTGGGAAGAGTCGAGTCATGATTATAATGTCTTTGTGAAGGAGCTGGGAGTGTTGAGAAGCAAAGCAGACGGAGCTAGATCGAGAGAGGAAGCCTTCGACGGACACATGGCGATCGGTAGGGTCTTGTACGAGCACCAGCTCTTTAAAGAAGCGCTCGTCAGCTTCAAGAGAGCTTGCGAGCTCCAGCCTACTGATGTCAGACCTCATTTCAAAGCTGGGAACTGTCTCTACGTGTTGGGGAAGTGCAAAGAGTCTAAAGAAGAGTTTTTATTAGCGTTGGAAGCTGCTGAGTCCGGCGGGAACCAATGGGCTTACTTGCTTCCTCAGATTTATGTTAATCTTGGGATCTCTTTGGAAGGTGAAGGTATGGTTTTGAGCGCTTGTGAGTATTATAGAGAAGCTGCGATTCTCTGTCCCACGCATTATAGAGCGTTGAAGCTTCTAGGCAGCGCGTTGTTCGGTGTTGGTGAGTATAGAGCTGCTGTAAAGGCCTTGGAGGAAGCTATTTACTTGAAACCGGATTACGCAGACGCTCATTGCGATTTAGGTTCTTCGTTGCATTCGATGGGGGAAGATGAGAGAGCTATTGAGGTTTTCCAGAGGGCTATAGACTTGAAGCCTGGCCATGTTGATGCTTTGTATAACCTCGGCGGGCTTTACATGGATCTAGGTAGGTTTCAGCGAGCTTCCGAGATGTACACTAGGGTGTTGGCGGTTTGGCCTAACCATTGGCGCGCTCAGCTCAATAAAGCGGTGTCTCTGCTAGGCGCTGGAGAGACGGAGGAAGCTAAACGGGCCCTTAAGGAGGCCTTGAAGCTGACGAACCGTGTTGAGTTACATGATGCTGTATCTCATTTAAAGCAtttgcagaagaagaagaaaggtaaGAAGAATGGTAGTGGTAACGGAGGAGAAGGTGGTCCGTTTATCGTCGTGGAGGCTTCCAAGTTCAAGACCGTTGGTGAGAAGACGACTCTGAGGCCGGACTTAGCCACTGCTCTTCAGGTTAGAGCCTTTCAGAAGGTGACTAGGCTCGGGAAATGCGACGTGGAGGGTGTGAGGAAGGAGATGAGAGACAACGACGTTCCTGTGTCGTACTCAGGAAGCGGCGGGCCGACTAAATCGATCAGGAAACCGAATCTTGAGGAGATTCTCCGGCGTCTGCTTGTATCATTGAAGCCTGAGACGTTCCAGGGAGCTATTAAGGCTATCAACGAGAGGATCCTCTCGGTTCTTGATGATTCAGGGTCTGGGAGAGTAGACATGGGTATGTTCTACGCGGTGATTGCTCCTCTATGCGGTGGACATTCAGACAAACGCAAGAGAGTTGCGTTCGAGGCGCTTCTATGGAGACCGGTGAACGAAGGAAGCTCACAGATAACCAAAACTGATGCAGACAAGTACATCAAGCTCTTGAGAGCTATCTACATTCCGTCGCACGGGATGAGCGAGATGCTGGAAGTTCACGGGGAAGAGGAAGCTGGTTCCTCCGTGACGGTGACGTTTAATCAGTTTCTAGCTATGTTTGATGATCCTGACTGGGGGTTTGGTATCATGTCCACGATACTTAAACTGGAGGGCAACGATAGAAACCGGCATGGGAACCATGTGTGTTCGGTTTGTCGGTATCCGATCATTGGGTCTCGGTTTAAGGAAGTGAAAGCCCGGTTTAGTTTGTGTAACCAGTGTTACAGTGAAGGGAAGGTTCCGCCTTCGTTTAAACAGGAGGAGTACAGGTTCAGAGAGTATGGGAGTGAAGCTGAAGCCATGAAAGCTAAGTGTGTTTGTTTCTCAGGGCAGTCTCATAAGAAACCGATAGCCGCTTGA
- the LOC103844165 gene encoding ent-kaurenoic acid oxidase 1: MAETTSWIPVWFPLMVLGCFSLKWLAKKVNVWLYESSLGENKHYLPPGDMGWPFIGNMPSFLRAFKTSDPDSFARTLVKRYGPKGVYKTHMFGNPSIIVTTPDTCRRVLTDDDAFRPGWPTSTMELIGRKSFIGIPYEEHKRLRRLTAAPVNGHEALSLYIPYIEENVITALDKWSKMGEFEFLTHLRKLTFRIIMYIFLSTESENVMDALEREYTALNYGVRAMAVNIPGFAYHRALKARKKLVAAFQSIVTERRNQRKQNSSSNKKDMLDNLIDVEDENGKTLDDEEIIDVLLMYLNAGHESSGHTIMWATIFLQEHPEFLQRAKAEQEMILENRPKGQKGLTLKETRQMEFLSQVVDETLRVITFSLTAFREAKTDVEMNGYLIPKGWKVLTWFRDVHMDPEVFPDPRKFDPSRWDKGFIPKAGAFLPFGAGSHLCPGNDLAKLEISIFLHHFLLKYRVKRSNTECQVMYLPHTRPTDNCLARISYQ, translated from the exons ATGGCGGAAACAACGAGTTGGATTCCGGTTTGGTTCCCTTTGATGGTGTTGGGGTGCTTTAGTCTGAAATGGTTGGCTAAGAAGGTGAACGTGTGGCTCTATGAGTCTAGCCTCGGGGAGAACAAACACTATCTGCCACCAGGTGATATGGGTTGGCCTTTCATCGGCAACATGCCGTCTTTTCTCAGAGCTTTCAAGACCTCTGACCCTGACTCCTTTGCTCGCACCTTAGTCAAAAG GTATGGACCTAAAGGTGTCTATAAAACACACATGTTCGGGAACCCAAGTATAATAGTGACAACACCAGACACTTGCCGGCGTGTTCTGACGGATGACGACGCCTTCAGGCCAGGCTGGCCAACGTCTACAATGGAACTCATTGGAAGGAAGTCGTTCATTGGTATTCCTTATGAAGAACACAAACGTCTCAGGCGTTTGACTGCTGCTCCAGTCAACGGCCAcgaagctctctctctctacatacCTTACATTGAAGAAAACGTTATCACCGCTCTAGACAAGTGGAGCAAGATGGGAGAGTTCGAGTTCTTGACTCATCTGCGTAAGCTTACCTTTAGGATCATCATGTACATCTTTTTAAGCACCGAGAGTGAGAATGTCATGGACGCGTTGGAACGAGAGTATACCGCTCTTAACTATGGAGTGAGAGCGATGGCGGTTAATATCCCTGGCTTTGCTTATCATAGAGCACTCAAGGCGAGGAAGAAACTCGTAGCTGCGTTTCAGTCCATAGTGACTGAGCGTAGAAACCAAAGGAAGCAGAACAGTTCATCCAATAAGAAAGATATGTTGGACAATCTCATTGATGTTGAAGATGAAAATGGGAAAACGTTGGATGACGAAGAGATTATTGATGTTCTTCTGATGTATCTTAATGCTGGTCATGAGTCCTCTGGCCACACCATTATGTGGGCTACCATTTTCCTTCaggaacaccctgagtttcttCAAAGGGCAAAG GCAGAACAAGAGATGATCCTGGAAAATAGGCCCAAGGGACAGAAGGGCCTTACTCTAAAAGAAACTCGACAAATGGAGTTTTTGTCGCAG GTTGTTGATGAGACACTTCGAGTCATAACATTCTCACTTACCGCATTTAGGGAGGCAAAAACTGACGTTGAAATGAATG GCTATTTGATCCCAAAAGGTTGGAAGGTTTTGACATGGTTTAGGGACGTCCACATGGACCCTGAAGTCTTCCCGGATCCAAGAAAATTTGATCCTTCTAGATGGGAT AAGGGTTTTATACCAAAAGCTGGTGCCTTCCTTCCTTTTGGTGCTGGAAGCCATCTATGCCCAGGAAATGATCTCGCTAAGCTCGAGATTTCTATTTTCCTTCACCATTTTCTCCTCAAATATCG GGTGAAAAGGAGCAACACAGAGTGTCAAGTGATGTACTTACCTCACACCAGACCAACTGATAATTGCTTGGCAAGAATCAGTTATCAGTAA
- the LOC103844168 gene encoding probable beta-1,3-galactosyltransferase 2 isoform X1, with translation MTTKMKGGGGGGEHSSSSRSSASRRWTLLLCLGSFCAGMFFTDRMWNIPESRDISRPSVTEAERLKLISEGGCNPKSLYQKEVKRDPQALLGQVSNTRNALQTLDKTISSLEMELAAARSVQESLTNGAPVSDDMGKKKRRYLMVVGINTAFSSRKRRDSVRATWMPQGEKRRRLEEEKGIIIRFVIGHSATAGGILDRAIEAEDRKHGDFLRLDHVEGYLELSGKTKTYFATAFSMWDADFYVKVDDDVHVNIATLGETLVRHRKKPRVYIGCMKSGPVLYQKGVRYHEPEYWKFGENGNKYFRHATGQIYAISRDLASYISINQHVLHKYANEDVSLGAWFIGIDVKHIDDRRLCCGTPPDCEWKAQAGNICVASFDWTCSGICRSADRLKEVHRRCSEGENALWSATF, from the exons ATGACGACGAAGAtgaaaggaggaggaggaggaggagagcaTTCTTCTTCCTCTAGAAGCTCCGCGTCTCGTAGATGGACGTTGTTGCTCTGTTTAGGAAGCTTCTGCGCCGGAATGTTCTTCACCGATCG gaTGTGGAATATTCCGGAATCTAGAGACATCTCTCGTCCATCAGTAACCGAAGCTGAGAGATTAAAACTCATATCCGAAGGAGGCTGCAATCCAAAATCC CTTTACCAGAAAGAAGTTAAAAGAGATCCTCAGGCTTTGCTTGGTCAAGTCTCCAATACTCGCAATGCTCTACa GACATTGGATAAGACTATTTCGAGCTTAGAGATGGAGTTAGCTGCTGCGAGGTCGGTTCAGGAGTCTTTAACGAACGGTGCTCCTGTATCGGATGATatggggaagaagaagagacggTACTTGATGGTTGTTGGGATTAATACAGCTTTTAGTAGCCGGAAAAGAAGAGATTCTGTTCGTGCAACGTGGATGCCTCAAG GTGAGAAGAGGAGGAGACTTGAAGAAGAGAAGGGGATTATTATCCGGTTTGTTATTGGTCACAG TGCCACGGCCGGGGGTATTCTAGACAGAGCCATTGAGGCTGAGGACAGGAAGCATGGAGATTTCTTGAGACTG GACCATGTTGAAGGGTATCTAGAGCTGTCAGGCAAGACGAAGACCTATTTTGCTACAGCGTTTTCAATGTGGGATGCTGATTTCTATGTCAAAGTAGATGATGATGTTCATGTTAACATAG CAACTCTTGGAGAAACTTTGGTTAGACACCGGAAAAAACCACGGGTCTATATCGGTTGCATGAAGTCTGGTCCTGTTCTCTATCAAAA AGGGGTGAGATACCATGAGCCAGAGTACTGGAAGTTTGGTGAGAATGGGAACAAGTACTTCCGTCATGCTACTGGACAGATCTATGCCATTTCAAGAGACTTGGCTTCTTACATATCAATCAATCA GCATGTTTTACACAAGTATGCAAATGAAGATGTTTCCTTAGGAGCTTGGTTTATTGGGATTGATGTTAAACACATTGATGATAGAAGATTATGCTGTGGCACTCCTCCTG ATTGTGAGTGGAAAGCACAAGCTGGGAACATCTGCGTGGCATCATTCGACTGGACATGCAGTGGAATCTGCAGATCAGCAGATCGTCTAAAAGAGGTTCATAGACGCTGCAGTGAAGGCGAAAACGCTCTTTGGAGTGCCACGTTTtga
- the LOC103844168 gene encoding probable beta-1,3-galactosyltransferase 2 isoform X2: MTTKMKGGGGGGEHSSSSRSSASRRWTLLLCLGSFCAGMFFTDRMWNIPESRDISRPSVTEAERLKLISEGGCNPKSKEVKRDPQALLGQVSNTRNALQTLDKTISSLEMELAAARSVQESLTNGAPVSDDMGKKKRRYLMVVGINTAFSSRKRRDSVRATWMPQGEKRRRLEEEKGIIIRFVIGHSATAGGILDRAIEAEDRKHGDFLRLDHVEGYLELSGKTKTYFATAFSMWDADFYVKVDDDVHVNIATLGETLVRHRKKPRVYIGCMKSGPVLYQKGVRYHEPEYWKFGENGNKYFRHATGQIYAISRDLASYISINQHVLHKYANEDVSLGAWFIGIDVKHIDDRRLCCGTPPDCEWKAQAGNICVASFDWTCSGICRSADRLKEVHRRCSEGENALWSATF; this comes from the exons ATGACGACGAAGAtgaaaggaggaggaggaggaggagagcaTTCTTCTTCCTCTAGAAGCTCCGCGTCTCGTAGATGGACGTTGTTGCTCTGTTTAGGAAGCTTCTGCGCCGGAATGTTCTTCACCGATCG gaTGTGGAATATTCCGGAATCTAGAGACATCTCTCGTCCATCAGTAACCGAAGCTGAGAGATTAAAACTCATATCCGAAGGAGGCTGCAATCCAAAATCC AAAGAAGTTAAAAGAGATCCTCAGGCTTTGCTTGGTCAAGTCTCCAATACTCGCAATGCTCTACa GACATTGGATAAGACTATTTCGAGCTTAGAGATGGAGTTAGCTGCTGCGAGGTCGGTTCAGGAGTCTTTAACGAACGGTGCTCCTGTATCGGATGATatggggaagaagaagagacggTACTTGATGGTTGTTGGGATTAATACAGCTTTTAGTAGCCGGAAAAGAAGAGATTCTGTTCGTGCAACGTGGATGCCTCAAG GTGAGAAGAGGAGGAGACTTGAAGAAGAGAAGGGGATTATTATCCGGTTTGTTATTGGTCACAG TGCCACGGCCGGGGGTATTCTAGACAGAGCCATTGAGGCTGAGGACAGGAAGCATGGAGATTTCTTGAGACTG GACCATGTTGAAGGGTATCTAGAGCTGTCAGGCAAGACGAAGACCTATTTTGCTACAGCGTTTTCAATGTGGGATGCTGATTTCTATGTCAAAGTAGATGATGATGTTCATGTTAACATAG CAACTCTTGGAGAAACTTTGGTTAGACACCGGAAAAAACCACGGGTCTATATCGGTTGCATGAAGTCTGGTCCTGTTCTCTATCAAAA AGGGGTGAGATACCATGAGCCAGAGTACTGGAAGTTTGGTGAGAATGGGAACAAGTACTTCCGTCATGCTACTGGACAGATCTATGCCATTTCAAGAGACTTGGCTTCTTACATATCAATCAATCA GCATGTTTTACACAAGTATGCAAATGAAGATGTTTCCTTAGGAGCTTGGTTTATTGGGATTGATGTTAAACACATTGATGATAGAAGATTATGCTGTGGCACTCCTCCTG ATTGTGAGTGGAAAGCACAAGCTGGGAACATCTGCGTGGCATCATTCGACTGGACATGCAGTGGAATCTGCAGATCAGCAGATCGTCTAAAAGAGGTTCATAGACGCTGCAGTGAAGGCGAAAACGCTCTTTGGAGTGCCACGTTTtga
- the LOC103844164 gene encoding uncharacterized protein LOC103844164 isoform X1, which yields MVTVKLENDVSVTLSLFDAQAVLFHQKLGGMRDDPKVIVATSINPKMVGGRLFLNATSGTHVYYDKETHAGESLFYRLVARDTGLPSAAPLLKSYAKVETVTIAELNHFITTDSPQQQEIDFLCTARVSRVESDKGWCYVACSKCSKKLQRTVTSFECARCNNPHAVGSLRYRVEMVVTDDTAEGTFVCFDGVMTKLHNLRASEAVQLLGEEGVNPEDSVMPPFVAGMERKTYTFQVRVTPYNFTVNHQTFTVSRIINEVERAPAPEFVDDEGDDNDDDDAPDGPNNRVESGSGKGNCETSKRAGKEPVGNVRKRARIA from the exons ATGGTCACCGTCAAATTAGAAAA TGATGTGTCTGTCACTCTTAGTCTGTTTGACGCTCAAGCCGTTTTATTCCACCAGAAGCTTGGAGGCATGCGTGATGATCCTAAAGTGATTGTTGCCACAAGCATAAACCCGAAGATGGTTGGAG GTCGTTTATTCCTCAACGCAACGTCAGGAACACATGTTTATTATGATAAGGAGACACATGCAGGAGAGTCTTTATTTTACCG ATTGGTGGCTAGAGACACTGGTCTTCCGTCTGCCGCACCTCTCTTGAAGTCTTATGCGAAGGTTGAGACTGTGACAATTGCAGAGCTTAACCATTTTATCACTACGGATTCGCCACAG CAGCAGGAAATAGATTTCTTATGCACTGCGAGAGTTTCTCGGGTTGAATCGGACAAAGGGTGGTGCTATGTTGCGTGTTCTAAGTGCAGCAAGAAATTGCAACGCACTGTCACTTCTTTCGAATGTGCAcgctgtaataaccctcatgcgGTCGGATCTTTACG TTATCGCGTTGAGATGGTTGTAACTGATGATACTGCTGAAGGGACATTTGTTTGCTTTGATGGTGTTATGACGAAGTTGCATAATCTCCGGGCAAGTGAGGCGGTCCAGTTACTG GGTGAAGAAGGAGTGAACCCTGAGGATTCCGTGATGCCTCCGTTCGTTGCAGGAATGGAACGCAAGACCTACACTTTCCAAGTCCGTGTCACGCCCTACAACTTCACCGTCAACCACCAGACGTTCACCGTGTCGCGTATCATCAATGAGGTTGAGCGTGCACCAGCTCCAGAATTTGTCGATGAT GAAGGTGAtgacaatgatgatgatgatgcgcCAGACGGGCCTAACAACCGTGTGGAGTCTGGTTCCGGCAAGGGCAATTGTGAGACATCAAAGAGAGCTGGAAAGGAGCCAGTCGGTAATGTGCGTAAGAGGGCGCGTATTGCTTAA
- the LOC103844164 gene encoding uncharacterized protein LOC103844164 isoform X3, with product MVTVKLENDVSVTLSLFDAQAVLFHQKLGGMRDDPKVIVATSINPKMVGGRLFLNATSGTHVYYDKETHAGESLFYRLVARDTGLPSAAPLLKSYAKVETVTIAELNHFITTDSPQEIDFLCTARVSRVESDKGWCYVACSKCSKKLQRTVTSFECARCNNPHAVGSLRYRVEMVVTDDTAEGTFVCFDGVMTKLHNLRASEAVQLLGEEGVNPEDSVMPPFVAGMERKTYTFQVRVTPYNFTVNHQTFTVSRIINEVERAPAPEFVDDEGDDNDDDDAPDGPNNRVESGSGKGNCETSKRAGKEPVGNVRKRARIA from the exons ATGGTCACCGTCAAATTAGAAAA TGATGTGTCTGTCACTCTTAGTCTGTTTGACGCTCAAGCCGTTTTATTCCACCAGAAGCTTGGAGGCATGCGTGATGATCCTAAAGTGATTGTTGCCACAAGCATAAACCCGAAGATGGTTGGAG GTCGTTTATTCCTCAACGCAACGTCAGGAACACATGTTTATTATGATAAGGAGACACATGCAGGAGAGTCTTTATTTTACCG ATTGGTGGCTAGAGACACTGGTCTTCCGTCTGCCGCACCTCTCTTGAAGTCTTATGCGAAGGTTGAGACTGTGACAATTGCAGAGCTTAACCATTTTATCACTACGGATTCGCCACAG GAAATAGATTTCTTATGCACTGCGAGAGTTTCTCGGGTTGAATCGGACAAAGGGTGGTGCTATGTTGCGTGTTCTAAGTGCAGCAAGAAATTGCAACGCACTGTCACTTCTTTCGAATGTGCAcgctgtaataaccctcatgcgGTCGGATCTTTACG TTATCGCGTTGAGATGGTTGTAACTGATGATACTGCTGAAGGGACATTTGTTTGCTTTGATGGTGTTATGACGAAGTTGCATAATCTCCGGGCAAGTGAGGCGGTCCAGTTACTG GGTGAAGAAGGAGTGAACCCTGAGGATTCCGTGATGCCTCCGTTCGTTGCAGGAATGGAACGCAAGACCTACACTTTCCAAGTCCGTGTCACGCCCTACAACTTCACCGTCAACCACCAGACGTTCACCGTGTCGCGTATCATCAATGAGGTTGAGCGTGCACCAGCTCCAGAATTTGTCGATGAT GAAGGTGAtgacaatgatgatgatgatgcgcCAGACGGGCCTAACAACCGTGTGGAGTCTGGTTCCGGCAAGGGCAATTGTGAGACATCAAAGAGAGCTGGAAAGGAGCCAGTCGGTAATGTGCGTAAGAGGGCGCGTATTGCTTAA
- the LOC103844164 gene encoding uncharacterized protein LOC103844164 isoform X2 — translation MVTVKLENDVSVTLSLFDAQAVLFHQKLGGMRDDPKVIVATSINPKMVGGRLFLNATSGTHVYYDKETHAGESLFYRLVARDTGLPSAAPLLKSYAKVETVTIAELNHFITTDSPQQEIDFLCTARVSRVESDKGWCYVACSKCSKKLQRTVTSFECARCNNPHAVGSLRYRVEMVVTDDTAEGTFVCFDGVMTKLHNLRASEAVQLLGEEGVNPEDSVMPPFVAGMERKTYTFQVRVTPYNFTVNHQTFTVSRIINEVERAPAPEFVDDEGDDNDDDDAPDGPNNRVESGSGKGNCETSKRAGKEPVGNVRKRARIA, via the exons ATGGTCACCGTCAAATTAGAAAA TGATGTGTCTGTCACTCTTAGTCTGTTTGACGCTCAAGCCGTTTTATTCCACCAGAAGCTTGGAGGCATGCGTGATGATCCTAAAGTGATTGTTGCCACAAGCATAAACCCGAAGATGGTTGGAG GTCGTTTATTCCTCAACGCAACGTCAGGAACACATGTTTATTATGATAAGGAGACACATGCAGGAGAGTCTTTATTTTACCG ATTGGTGGCTAGAGACACTGGTCTTCCGTCTGCCGCACCTCTCTTGAAGTCTTATGCGAAGGTTGAGACTGTGACAATTGCAGAGCTTAACCATTTTATCACTACGGATTCGCCACAG CAGGAAATAGATTTCTTATGCACTGCGAGAGTTTCTCGGGTTGAATCGGACAAAGGGTGGTGCTATGTTGCGTGTTCTAAGTGCAGCAAGAAATTGCAACGCACTGTCACTTCTTTCGAATGTGCAcgctgtaataaccctcatgcgGTCGGATCTTTACG TTATCGCGTTGAGATGGTTGTAACTGATGATACTGCTGAAGGGACATTTGTTTGCTTTGATGGTGTTATGACGAAGTTGCATAATCTCCGGGCAAGTGAGGCGGTCCAGTTACTG GGTGAAGAAGGAGTGAACCCTGAGGATTCCGTGATGCCTCCGTTCGTTGCAGGAATGGAACGCAAGACCTACACTTTCCAAGTCCGTGTCACGCCCTACAACTTCACCGTCAACCACCAGACGTTCACCGTGTCGCGTATCATCAATGAGGTTGAGCGTGCACCAGCTCCAGAATTTGTCGATGAT GAAGGTGAtgacaatgatgatgatgatgcgcCAGACGGGCCTAACAACCGTGTGGAGTCTGGTTCCGGCAAGGGCAATTGTGAGACATCAAAGAGAGCTGGAAAGGAGCCAGTCGGTAATGTGCGTAAGAGGGCGCGTATTGCTTAA